In a genomic window of Quercus lobata isolate SW786 chromosome 4, ValleyOak3.0 Primary Assembly, whole genome shotgun sequence:
- the LOC115984116 gene encoding uncharacterized protein LOC115984116 isoform X3: MEHVISMEHSLPTNDESKKDGETVVPTDVEWTCPGSDWDRNRCNIPMELRSSLDDNGNPIEKNEENPTEVTFPKVPLRLRKSKGSNDYFDPVVISFGLYHHGKRELQEIDPIKDEAMLKFIKESGKPFPEFFGKAVTKRCLNFSKRLPQSGFKMSQFTKM; encoded by the exons ATGGAGCACGTTATTTCAATGGAGCACTCTCTTCCGACAAATGATGAAAGCAAAAAAGATGGTGAAACAGTCGTTCCCACCGACGTA GAATGGACTTGTCCTGGATCTGATTGGGACCGCAATCGCTGTAACATACCAATGGAACTAAGATCCTCTCTGGACGATAACGGCAACCCcatagaaaaaaatgaagaaaatccAACGGAAGTCACTTTTCCAAAAGTCCCATTAAGGCTACGAAAATCCAAGGGAAGCAACGACTACTTTGATCCCGTGGTTATTTCTTTCGGTCTTTATCATCATGGCAAAAGAGAACTCCAGGAAATAGACCCGATCAAAGATGAGGCCATGCTCAAGTTTATTAAAGAATCTGGCAAACCGTTTCCGGAATTTTTCGGTAAG GCAGTGACGAAGAGatgtttaaatttttcaaagagATTGCCCCAGTCGGGATTCAAGATGTCTCAATTTACAAAAATGTAA
- the LOC115984116 gene encoding putative UPF0481 protein At3g02645 isoform X1 → MEHVISMEHSLPTNDESKKDGETVVPTDVEWTCPGSDWDRNRCNIPMELRSSLDDNGNPIEKNEENPTEVTFPKVPLRLRKSKGSNDYFDPVVISFGLYHHGKRELQEIDPIKDEAMLKFIKESGKPFPEFFGKVRKMNHLTRVCYVDCSEEKYCDDCFALIMLRDGCLISYLLDMVVDKKSDKLLELFVNRGGLLGYNSVVRDMALLENQIPLAVLELLMSLRYNNKKVVPKKIKQFIYFAFLGIVVPEDKDEEPQEEVPEDMNGEPQAQCLLECIQKEFSKVVNGKKEPSLCFNFVSSCKTCLWNPLANTSKNEPGLPDFCPLYRSLSELKVKGIHFKPIDSSHSLKKRKSFSVLDIEFIPGFFYSLLKLPPLILSRGSVILWNNLIAFEWSPACKTDAILTSYICFMNALIANPDDVKELRSKRILLNVAGSDEEMFKFFKEIAPVGIQDVSIYKNVRHDIEKHCRSKIRTWAAEITYKYFRNPWSALGLFAAVAVVVLSFVQTYFTIYPVKD, encoded by the exons ATGGAGCACGTTATTTCAATGGAGCACTCTCTTCCGACAAATGATGAAAGCAAAAAAGATGGTGAAACAGTCGTTCCCACCGACGTA GAATGGACTTGTCCTGGATCTGATTGGGACCGCAATCGCTGTAACATACCAATGGAACTAAGATCCTCTCTGGACGATAACGGCAACCCcatagaaaaaaatgaagaaaatccAACGGAAGTCACTTTTCCAAAAGTCCCATTAAGGCTACGAAAATCCAAGGGAAGCAACGACTACTTTGATCCCGTGGTTATTTCTTTCGGTCTTTATCATCATGGCAAAAGAGAACTCCAGGAAATAGACCCGATCAAAGATGAGGCCATGCTCAAGTTTATTAAAGAATCTGGCAAACCGTTTCCGGAATTTTTCGGTAAGGTACGTAAGATGAATCACCTCACTAGAGTTTGTTACGTTGATTGTTCGGAAGAAAAGTATTGTGATGATTGTTTTGCATTGATTATGCTCCGAGACGGTTgtttaatttcatatttattgGACATGGTGGTAGATAAGAAGTCGGACAAGCTATTAGAGCTATTTGTTAATCGTGGAGGATTATTGGGATATAATTCTGTAGTTAGGGACATGGCTTTGTTGGAGAACCAAATTCCATTGGCAGTTTTGGAACTTTTGATGAGCCTTagatacaataataaaaaagtagtaCCAAAAAAGATCAAgcaattcatttattttgcatttttgggCATAGTAGTTCCAGAAGATAAGGATGAGGAGCCACAAGAGGAAGTTCCAGAAGATATGAATGGGGAGCCACAGGCTCAATGTCTCCTTGAATGTATACAAAAAGAATTCTCCAAAGTTGTTAATGGAAAGAAAGAACCTAGTCTCTGTTTCAATTTTGTTTCATCATGCAAAACTTGTTTATGGAATCCACttgcaaatacctcaaaaaatGAGCCCGGTCTACCAGATTTTTGTCCATTGTATCGTTCCCTTAGTGAACTTAAAGTTAAGGGGATCCATTTCAAGCCTATAGATTCTagtcattcattaaaaaaaagaaaatcattttctgTTTTGGACATTGAATTCATACCAGGCTTTTTCTATTCACTGCTTAAGCTTCCCCCTTTGATCCTTAGTCGTGGTTCAGTAATATTGTGGAACAACTTGATAGCCTTTGAATGGAGTCCTGCATGTAAGACAGATGCTATTCTTACATCTTACATCTGTTTCATGAATGCACTCATTGCCAATCCTGACGATGTGAAAGAGCTGCGCTCAAAGCGTATACTTCTCAACGTTGCAGGCAGTGACGAAGAGatgtttaaatttttcaaagagATTGCCCCAGTCGGGATTCAAGATGTCTCAATTTACAAAAATGTAAGACATGATATTGAAAAGCACTGTAGGAGCAAGATAAGGACCTGGGCGGCTGAAATAACTTACAAATATTTTAGAAACCCATGGTCTGCTCTTGGTTTATTTGCTGCTGTTGCTGTCGTCGTTTTAAGTTTTGTGCAGACTTACTTCACTATCTATCCTGTAAAAGATTAG
- the LOC115984116 gene encoding putative UPF0481 protein At3g02645 isoform X2 encodes MELRSSLDDNGNPIEKNEENPTEVTFPKVPLRLRKSKGSNDYFDPVVISFGLYHHGKRELQEIDPIKDEAMLKFIKESGKPFPEFFGKVRKMNHLTRVCYVDCSEEKYCDDCFALIMLRDGCLISYLLDMVVDKKSDKLLELFVNRGGLLGYNSVVRDMALLENQIPLAVLELLMSLRYNNKKVVPKKIKQFIYFAFLGIVVPEDKDEEPQEEVPEDMNGEPQAQCLLECIQKEFSKVVNGKKEPSLCFNFVSSCKTCLWNPLANTSKNEPGLPDFCPLYRSLSELKVKGIHFKPIDSSHSLKKRKSFSVLDIEFIPGFFYSLLKLPPLILSRGSVILWNNLIAFEWSPACKTDAILTSYICFMNALIANPDDVKELRSKRILLNVAGSDEEMFKFFKEIAPVGIQDVSIYKNVRHDIEKHCRSKIRTWAAEITYKYFRNPWSALGLFAAVAVVVLSFVQTYFTIYPVKD; translated from the coding sequence ATGGAACTAAGATCCTCTCTGGACGATAACGGCAACCCcatagaaaaaaatgaagaaaatccAACGGAAGTCACTTTTCCAAAAGTCCCATTAAGGCTACGAAAATCCAAGGGAAGCAACGACTACTTTGATCCCGTGGTTATTTCTTTCGGTCTTTATCATCATGGCAAAAGAGAACTCCAGGAAATAGACCCGATCAAAGATGAGGCCATGCTCAAGTTTATTAAAGAATCTGGCAAACCGTTTCCGGAATTTTTCGGTAAGGTACGTAAGATGAATCACCTCACTAGAGTTTGTTACGTTGATTGTTCGGAAGAAAAGTATTGTGATGATTGTTTTGCATTGATTATGCTCCGAGACGGTTgtttaatttcatatttattgGACATGGTGGTAGATAAGAAGTCGGACAAGCTATTAGAGCTATTTGTTAATCGTGGAGGATTATTGGGATATAATTCTGTAGTTAGGGACATGGCTTTGTTGGAGAACCAAATTCCATTGGCAGTTTTGGAACTTTTGATGAGCCTTagatacaataataaaaaagtagtaCCAAAAAAGATCAAgcaattcatttattttgcatttttgggCATAGTAGTTCCAGAAGATAAGGATGAGGAGCCACAAGAGGAAGTTCCAGAAGATATGAATGGGGAGCCACAGGCTCAATGTCTCCTTGAATGTATACAAAAAGAATTCTCCAAAGTTGTTAATGGAAAGAAAGAACCTAGTCTCTGTTTCAATTTTGTTTCATCATGCAAAACTTGTTTATGGAATCCACttgcaaatacctcaaaaaatGAGCCCGGTCTACCAGATTTTTGTCCATTGTATCGTTCCCTTAGTGAACTTAAAGTTAAGGGGATCCATTTCAAGCCTATAGATTCTagtcattcattaaaaaaaagaaaatcattttctgTTTTGGACATTGAATTCATACCAGGCTTTTTCTATTCACTGCTTAAGCTTCCCCCTTTGATCCTTAGTCGTGGTTCAGTAATATTGTGGAACAACTTGATAGCCTTTGAATGGAGTCCTGCATGTAAGACAGATGCTATTCTTACATCTTACATCTGTTTCATGAATGCACTCATTGCCAATCCTGACGATGTGAAAGAGCTGCGCTCAAAGCGTATACTTCTCAACGTTGCAGGCAGTGACGAAGAGatgtttaaatttttcaaagagATTGCCCCAGTCGGGATTCAAGATGTCTCAATTTACAAAAATGTAAGACATGATATTGAAAAGCACTGTAGGAGCAAGATAAGGACCTGGGCGGCTGAAATAACTTACAAATATTTTAGAAACCCATGGTCTGCTCTTGGTTTATTTGCTGCTGTTGCTGTCGTCGTTTTAAGTTTTGTGCAGACTTACTTCACTATCTATCCTGTAAAAGATTAG